A portion of the Shewanella sp. SNU WT4 genome contains these proteins:
- the adhE gene encoding bifunctional acetaldehyde-CoA/alcohol dehydrogenase, with protein sequence MIVTNAQELDLMVERVAKAQAEYATFSQAQVDSIFRAAALAAADARISLAKMAAAETRMGVVEDKVIKNHFASEYIYNKYKDEKTCGILSEDVTFGTITIAEPVGIICGIVPTTNPTSTAIFKALISLKTRNAIIFSPHPRAKNSTTTAARLVLDAAIAAGAPKDIIGWIDEPSVALSNQLMTHPKVNLILATGGPGMVKAAYSSGKPAIGVGAGNTPIVIDETADIKRAVSSILMSKTFDNGVVCASEQAVIVVDSIYEQVKERFATHGGYILSKDETAAMQQVILKNGSLNADIVGQSAATIAQMAGFDVPHWTKVLIGEVTDIGDSEAFAHEKLSPLLGMYRAIDFNDAMDKAEALVALGGIGHTSGLYTDQDTQTERVHAFGFRMKTARILINTPASQGGIGDLYNFKLAPSLTLGCGSWGGNSISENVGPSHLINKKTVAKRAENMLWHKLPASIYFRRGSLPIALEELSDKKRALIITDRFLFNHGYCDETMRILKAQGLETEIFYDVEADPTLAIVRQGAKVAQNFKPDVIIALGGGSPMDAAKIIWVLYEHPEVDFADLALRFMDIRKRIYKFPKMGTKAMMVAIPTTSGTGSEVTPFAVVTDEVTGKKYPIADYQLTPNMAIVDPNLVMDMPKSLTAFGGIDAVTHALEAYVSVMANEYSDGQALQALDLLCKYLPDAYHLGSQAPVAREKVHNGATIAGIAFANAFLGICHSMAHKLGAEFHLAHGLANALLINNVIRFNATDLPTKQAAFSQYDRPKALCRYAAIADHLKLGGTTDEEKVEQLLEKITQLKKSIGIPASIQDAGVNEADFLAKLDELAEDAFDDQCTGANPRYPLLIELKQLFLDSYYGRNYSDNN encoded by the coding sequence GTGATAGTGACCAATGCACAAGAACTGGATCTGATGGTCGAGCGTGTGGCGAAAGCCCAGGCCGAATATGCAACGTTCAGTCAAGCCCAAGTCGATAGCATTTTCCGTGCTGCCGCCCTCGCCGCCGCCGATGCGCGTATTTCGCTGGCGAAAATGGCCGCGGCAGAAACCCGCATGGGTGTGGTTGAAGACAAAGTGATCAAAAACCACTTTGCTTCTGAGTACATTTATAACAAATACAAAGATGAAAAAACCTGCGGGATTTTATCTGAAGATGTCACCTTCGGCACTATCACCATAGCCGAACCCGTTGGCATCATCTGCGGCATAGTGCCCACCACGAACCCAACATCGACCGCGATATTTAAGGCATTAATCAGCCTTAAAACCCGTAATGCGATCATCTTCTCGCCCCACCCAAGGGCCAAAAACTCGACCACAACCGCAGCAAGATTAGTGCTGGACGCCGCCATTGCGGCTGGTGCGCCTAAGGATATCATCGGCTGGATTGATGAGCCCAGCGTCGCACTATCGAATCAATTAATGACTCATCCTAAGGTTAATTTGATCCTCGCAACCGGTGGCCCAGGTATGGTAAAAGCCGCCTACTCTTCCGGTAAACCTGCTATTGGGGTCGGTGCGGGTAACACGCCGATTGTGATTGATGAAACCGCCGACATCAAACGGGCAGTCAGCTCAATATTAATGTCGAAAACCTTCGACAACGGCGTGGTCTGCGCCTCAGAGCAAGCTGTAATTGTGGTCGACAGTATTTATGAGCAGGTCAAAGAGCGTTTCGCGACTCACGGTGGTTACATACTCTCGAAAGATGAAACCGCGGCGATGCAACAGGTCATTTTAAAAAATGGCAGTTTGAATGCCGATATCGTGGGTCAAAGCGCCGCGACTATCGCGCAAATGGCGGGCTTTGACGTCCCTCATTGGACCAAGGTGCTGATTGGTGAAGTCACCGACATTGGCGACAGCGAAGCCTTCGCCCATGAAAAACTCTCTCCACTGCTTGGCATGTACCGTGCCATCGACTTTAACGATGCTATGGATAAAGCTGAAGCCTTAGTCGCCCTCGGGGGCATTGGCCACACTTCTGGGCTTTATACCGACCAAGACACGCAAACCGAACGTGTGCATGCCTTTGGTTTTAGAATGAAAACGGCGCGCATCTTGATCAACACCCCAGCTTCGCAGGGGGGCATTGGCGATTTGTATAACTTCAAACTAGCACCTTCACTCACCTTAGGTTGCGGCTCTTGGGGCGGCAACTCGATTTCGGAAAACGTGGGTCCAAGTCATTTGATCAACAAGAAAACTGTCGCTAAGAGGGCCGAAAACATGTTGTGGCACAAGCTTCCTGCATCTATTTATTTCCGCCGCGGCAGTTTACCAATAGCACTGGAAGAACTGAGCGATAAAAAACGCGCGCTGATCATCACCGACAGATTTTTGTTTAACCACGGTTATTGCGACGAAACCATGCGGATTTTAAAGGCCCAAGGCCTTGAAACCGAAATATTTTACGATGTCGAAGCCGATCCTACTTTAGCCATAGTTCGCCAAGGGGCAAAGGTCGCACAAAACTTTAAGCCCGATGTGATTATCGCCCTAGGCGGTGGCTCACCTATGGATGCAGCGAAGATTATTTGGGTGCTGTACGAACATCCAGAGGTTGATTTTGCAGATCTAGCCTTGCGCTTTATGGACATTCGTAAACGTATCTACAAGTTCCCTAAGATGGGCACCAAGGCCATGATGGTGGCGATTCCCACCACCTCAGGTACAGGTTCTGAAGTCACGCCTTTTGCGGTTGTGACCGATGAAGTCACAGGGAAAAAATACCCAATTGCCGATTATCAACTCACGCCTAATATGGCGATTGTTGACCCAAATCTTGTGATGGACATGCCTAAATCCCTCACCGCCTTTGGTGGCATAGATGCGGTCACCCACGCCCTTGAAGCTTATGTCAGCGTGATGGCGAACGAATACAGCGACGGCCAAGCACTGCAAGCCCTCGATTTACTGTGCAAATATTTACCAGATGCCTACCACTTAGGTTCGCAAGCACCTGTCGCCCGTGAAAAAGTTCACAATGGCGCCACCATTGCGGGTATTGCCTTTGCTAACGCTTTCCTCGGTATTTGCCACTCAATGGCGCACAAGTTGGGCGCAGAGTTCCACCTTGCCCACGGCTTAGCCAACGCATTGCTGATCAACAACGTTATCCGCTTTAACGCAACGGATCTGCCCACTAAGCAAGCGGCATTTAGCCAATACGACCGGCCAAAAGCCCTGTGCCGTTATGCTGCCATTGCCGATCACTTGAAACTCGGCGGAACAACGGATGAAGAAAAAGTTGAACAATTGCTTGAGAAAATCACTCAGCTCAAGAAGTCGATTGGCATTCCTGCTTCTATCCAAGACGCTGGCGTCAACGAAGCCGACTTCCTCGCCAAGTTAGATGAACTAGCCGAAGATGCCTTTGACGATCAATGTACCGGAGCCAACCCCCGTTACCCATTGCTTATCGAGCTGAAACAACTGTTCCTCGATAGCTACTATGGTCGAAACTACAGCGATAATAACTAA
- a CDS encoding cytochrome b/b6 domain-containing protein, protein MWEKFELRLHLLLMLASVSLLVTSPWILMGRQLRASASVWDLWHVYVGLALIPLALLFLIKNCRHGQWRLYFPYLAGNFTGLGQDCRALARGKLPVCGGAGLFSVVEGLLLVSLLGCAITGGMWFVQQGGSDALWWRSVHSDCAWIMVGALMAHVVCAALHVIDMMR, encoded by the coding sequence ATGTGGGAAAAGTTTGAGCTTAGGCTGCATCTATTACTTATGCTGGCGAGCGTGAGTTTACTTGTGACTAGCCCGTGGATCCTTATGGGGCGGCAATTGCGAGCTTCTGCCAGTGTTTGGGATTTATGGCATGTGTATGTGGGTTTAGCACTCATTCCGTTAGCCTTGTTATTCTTAATAAAAAACTGCCGCCATGGCCAATGGCGCCTGTATTTTCCGTATTTAGCGGGTAACTTTACAGGCTTGGGGCAAGATTGCCGCGCCCTTGCTCGCGGTAAATTACCGGTTTGTGGCGGCGCTGGCTTATTTAGTGTGGTGGAAGGCTTATTGCTGGTGAGTTTGCTCGGCTGCGCTATTACTGGCGGCATGTGGTTTGTACAACAAGGCGGCAGTGATGCCTTGTGGTGGCGCAGCGTGCATAGTGATTGCGCTTGGATTATGGTCGGAGCCTTAATGGCACACGTGGTCTGCGCGGCACTGCATGTGATTGATATGATGCGCTAA
- a CDS encoding TIGR03899 family protein, translating to MTDKPYVPVQALHIQDKAISARQKTLLIGRHLGLASDHHYQASEASLSERSAKRQQLLEEQYQQNLETIYKISLSITPSDVTGSELDSDWTMQFLQLAKQISHSKMQELWARILASEVVKPGQFSIRSLQVLQQLTQREAIILERAKSLSGNLDNDPHLILLSGYRNTSGLRQYWRKPVNTGLPLSQFGLPYSAILTLQEAGILHKSEFETGLLAPKQVISWHNQQELLQLRPKYAKLVLTYYRFTPIGDELVQLIGSRHDSPYWQAMRALFARDFQWR from the coding sequence ATGACAGATAAGCCTTACGTTCCGGTGCAGGCGCTGCACATTCAGGACAAAGCCATCTCAGCCCGCCAAAAAACCTTGTTAATTGGCCGCCACTTAGGCTTGGCTAGCGATCACCATTATCAAGCCAGTGAAGCGAGCTTAAGTGAGCGCAGCGCCAAACGCCAACAGTTATTAGAAGAACAATATCAGCAAAACCTTGAAACTATTTATAAAATTTCGCTATCTATCACGCCATCGGACGTCACAGGCTCTGAGCTTGATAGCGACTGGACCATGCAATTTCTGCAATTAGCCAAGCAAATAAGTCATAGCAAGATGCAAGAGTTATGGGCGCGCATACTGGCCAGCGAAGTAGTAAAACCCGGCCAATTCAGTATTCGTAGTCTTCAAGTGTTGCAACAACTCACTCAGCGCGAAGCCATTATTTTAGAGCGAGCTAAATCTTTATCCGGCAACTTAGATAACGATCCGCACTTAATTCTGCTTAGCGGCTATCGCAATACCAGCGGGCTGCGGCAATATTGGCGCAAACCGGTCAATACAGGCTTGCCACTCAGTCAATTTGGCCTGCCCTATTCCGCCATACTCACCTTGCAAGAAGCTGGCATACTCCACAAGAGTGAATTTGAAACAGGCTTGCTGGCGCCGAAACAAGTTATCAGTTGGCATAATCAACAAGAGTTACTGCAGCTGCGGCCAAAGTACGCCAAGTTAGTGTTAACTTACTATCGCTTTACCCCCATAGGTGATGAGTTAGTGCAGCTAATAGGCTCGCGCCACGACAGCCCTTACTGGCAAGCCATGCGCGCCTTGTTTGCGCGCGATTTTCAGTGGCGCTAA
- a CDS encoding thiol:disulfide interchange protein DsbA/DsbL: protein MIKKLALALTLAISPLATFAADFVEGTHYTVIPNQAASAEPKLTEFFSFYCHNCFAFETQYMPVIKPKLDKNIKFETKHVDFMNSEIGTEVMRSLAVIHQLNGAEALNIAMFNAIQGEEGANGHDHSAPGHAHEPSINNRDDIKKIFAAHGVSSKQYDALADNVITNEKLALWRSEQNQFKVQSVPAFIVNDKYAVNLGQMRSLSEMVELINYLSAQK, encoded by the coding sequence ATGATTAAGAAGTTAGCCCTAGCACTGACGTTAGCCATTTCACCATTAGCTACATTTGCTGCTGATTTTGTTGAAGGCACTCACTACACAGTTATTCCTAACCAAGCCGCCTCTGCCGAGCCTAAGTTAACTGAATTCTTTTCGTTCTATTGCCATAACTGTTTTGCGTTTGAAACTCAATACATGCCGGTTATCAAGCCTAAATTAGATAAGAACATTAAGTTTGAAACTAAGCATGTAGATTTCATGAATTCAGAAATTGGCACAGAAGTGATGCGCTCACTGGCGGTTATCCACCAGTTAAATGGCGCAGAAGCACTGAACATCGCCATGTTTAATGCCATTCAAGGCGAAGAAGGTGCTAACGGCCATGACCACTCAGCCCCAGGTCACGCCCATGAGCCAAGCATCAACAACCGTGATGACATTAAGAAAATCTTTGCCGCCCATGGTGTTAGCAGCAAGCAGTATGATGCCTTAGCCGATAACGTTATCACCAACGAAAAATTGGCCTTATGGCGCAGCGAGCAGAACCAATTTAAAGTGCAAAGTGTTCCAGCCTTTATCGTTAACGACAAATACGCCGTTAACTTAGGCCAAATGCGCAGCTTAAGTGAAATGGTTGAGCTGATTAACTACTTATCTGCCCAGAAGTAA
- the hemG gene encoding menaquinone-dependent protoporphyrinogen IX dehydrogenase — protein MKTLILYASVHGHTQLICERLQTQLQAMGDDVTLAALATAPALSGFDKVLIGGSIRHGKHQAALVSYMRQHQAALEQKVCGFFSVSLVARKPGKNTPTTNAYMQAFLKQIEWQPPILEVLGGRLNYPGLGTMDRNIIRFIMWMTKGPTAPDTDITFTDWDKVSALAKRFHQAR, from the coding sequence GTGAAAACACTGATTTTATATGCAAGCGTTCATGGTCATACGCAGCTCATTTGTGAGCGTTTGCAAACGCAACTGCAAGCCATGGGCGATGATGTCACCTTGGCTGCGTTAGCCACTGCCCCAGCCTTAAGTGGATTTGATAAAGTATTGATTGGCGGCAGTATTCGCCACGGTAAGCATCAAGCAGCGTTAGTGTCTTACATGCGCCAACATCAGGCGGCGCTGGAGCAAAAAGTCTGTGGCTTTTTTTCGGTGAGTTTAGTGGCGCGTAAACCTGGTAAAAATACGCCAACAACTAATGCGTATATGCAGGCCTTCTTAAAGCAAATCGAGTGGCAGCCACCAATTTTAGAAGTCTTAGGTGGGCGCTTAAATTACCCAGGCTTAGGCACTATGGATAGAAATATCATTCGCTTTATCATGTGGATGACCAAAGGGCCTACGGCGCCTGATACCGACATTACTTTTACCGATTGGGATAAAGTCAGCGCATTAGCCAAACGTTTTCATCAAGCGCGCTAA